Proteins co-encoded in one Brassica rapa cultivar Chiifu-401-42 chromosome A02, CAAS_Brap_v3.01, whole genome shotgun sequence genomic window:
- the LOC103854377 gene encoding cytochrome P450 71B22, which yields MSIFLYFILLLPLLLIFLKQLSPSKGKLPPGPIGLPLIGNLHQLGKSLHRSFHKLSQNYGPVMFLRFGVVPVVVFSTREAAEEVLKTHDLETCTRPKLSATKLFSYNYKDIGFAQYGDDWREMRKLAMLELFSSKKLKAFRYIREEESELLVKRISESAETQTLVDLRKALFSLTASIICRLAFGQNFHECDFVDMDKVEELVLESETNLGSFAFTDFFPAGLGWVIDRISGQHSELHKAFARLSNFFQHVIDDHLKPGQPEDHSDIISVMLDMINKESKLGSFKVTYDHLKGVMSDVFLAGVNAGAITMIWAMTELTRHPKVMKKLQQEIRVTLGDNKEKITEQDLEKVHYLKLVIQETFRLHPPAPLLLPRETMSDIKIQGYNIPKNTMIEINTYAIGRDPNCWENPNDFVPERFIDSPVEYKGQHYELLPFGAGRRICPGMATGITIVELGLLNVLYFFDWSLPDGMTIEDIDMEEAGAFVIAKKVPLELIPTPHKW from the exons ATGTCTATCTTTCTGTATTTCATCTTACTCTTACCTCTTCTTTTAATCTTCTTGAAACAGCTCTCACCTTCTAAAGGGAAGCTTCCTCCGGGACCTATAGGTCTTCCCCTTATCGGAAACTTGCATCAACTTGGCAAATCTCTCCACAGATCGTTCCATAAACTCTCTCAAAATTATGGACCCGTGATGTTTCTTCGATTCGGTGTTGTCCCTGTGGTTGTCTTTTCCACAAGAGAAGCAGCTGAAGAAGTTCTCAAGACTCATGATCTCGAGACTTGTACTCGACCAAAGCTATCTGCGACCAAGTTGTTCTCTTACAACTACAAAGACATTGGATTTGCTCAGTACGGTGATGATTGGagagagatgaggaagcttgCAATGCTCGAGCTCTTTAGCTCGAAGAAACTAAAAGCATTCCGGTATAtcagagaagaagagagtgaaTTGCTCGTCAAGAGAATCTCGGAATCTGCTGAGACACAAACTCTGGTGGATTTGAGAAAAGCTCTTTTCTCTCTTACCGCGAGTATCATATGTAGACTCGCTTTTGGACAGAACTTCCACGAGTGCGATTTTGTTGATATGGACAAAGTTGAAGAGCTTGTGCTAGAATCTGAGACCAATCTTGGCTCATTCGCGTTCACTGACTTCTTCCCCGCGGGTCTTGGGTGGGTTATAGACCGGATCTCTGGACAACACTCGGAGTTGCACAAAGCCTTTGCCAGACTTAGTAACTTCTTTCAACATGTGATCGATGATCATTTGAAACCCGGACAACCTGAAGACCATTCAGACATCATTAGTGTCATGTTGGATATGATCAATAAAGAAAGCAAACTCGGTTCGTTTAAAGTCACCTATGATCATCTAAAAGGAGTTATGTCG GATGTGTTTCTAGCGGGAGTGAACGCAGGAGCCATCACCATGATATGGGCCATGACGGAACTCACCAGACACCCAAAGGTGATGAAGAAACTCCAACAGGAGATCCGAGTAACCCTTGGTGACAACAAAGAAAAAATCACTGAACAAGATCTAGAGAAGGTTCACTACTTGAAACTTGTGATCCAAGAAACATTTAGATTACACCCACCAGCTCCTCTCTTACTCCCAAGAGAGACCATGTCTGATATCAAGATACAAGGCTACAACATTCCCAAAAACACAATGATTGAGATCAACACTTACGCAATAGGGCGTGATCCCAACTGTTGGGAAAACCCTAATGATTTCGTCCCCGAGAGGTTTATCGATAGTCCTGTCGAATATAAGGGTCAACATTACGAGTTGTTGCCATTTGGTGCTGGTCGCAGGATTTGTCCAGGGATGGCCACGGGGATAACTATCGTCGAACTAGGTTTACTTAACGTTCTCTACTTCTTTGATTGGAGTTTGCCTGATGGAATGACCATTGAAGACATAGACATGGAAGAAGCTGGAGCTTTCGTCATCGCCAAGAAAGTTCCTCTTGAGCTGATTCCAACTCCACATAAATGGTGA
- the LOC103854376 gene encoding cytochrome P450 71B23 isoform X1 — protein sequence MSILIYFLWLLLLFFVTITFTKKFQTSKINLPPGPQKLPIIGNLHNLDGLLHICLQKLSKTYGPVMKLQFGFVPIVIISSNKAAEEVLKTHDLDCCSRPETIATKKISYNFKDIGFAPYGEEWRALRKLAVIELFSLKKLNSFRYIREEENDLLVKKLSEASQKQSPVNLKKALFTLVASIICRLAFGQNLHESEFIDEDGMEELASRSEKLQAKFAFSNFFPGGWIIDRITGQSKSLEGLFSELDAFFNQVLDDHLKPGRSVLESPDVVDVMIDMMNKQGGEGSFKLTTDHIKGIISDIFLAGVNTSATTILWAMTELMRNPSVMKKVQDEVRTVLGESRQRITEEDLNQLNYFKLVIKETFRLHPTAPLLLPRETMSPIKVQGYDIPKKTQIMINVYAIARDPKLWANPDEFKPERFSDISVDYRGLNFELLPFGSGRRICPGMTMGIAMVELGLLNLLYFFDWVMPEGTTVKDIDMEEEGAVIISKKAPLELVPICPR from the exons ATGTCTATTTTAATCTACTTCCTCTGGCTTTTGCTACTTTTCTTTGTAACAATAACCTTCacaaaaaagttccaaacctcgaAAATAAACCTTCCTCCAGGCCCACAAAAGCTGCCGATCATCGGGAACTTACACAACCTTGACGGGTTACTACACATATGTCTCCAAAAACTCTCCAAAACCTACGGACCAGTGATGAAACTCCAGTTCGGTTTTGTCCCTATTGTCATAATCTCTTCAAACAAAGCAGCAGAAGAAGTTCTCAAAACCCATGACCTAGATTGTTGCAGCCGACCAGAAACCATAGCGACGAAGAAAATCTCTTACAACTTTAAAGACATCGGGTTCGCTCCTTACGGGGAAGAATGGAGGGCGTTGAGGAAGCTCGCTGTGATCGAGCTATTCAGCTTGAAAAAGCTCAACTCTTTTAGGTatataagagaagaagagaatgaCTTGCTGGTCAAGAAACTCTCTGAAGCTTCTCAAAAACAATCTCCCGTGAATCTGAAGAAAGCCCTTTTCACTTTAGTCGCTAGTATCATCTGTAGACTCGCCTTTGGTCAAAATCTTCATGAATCCGAGTTCATCGATGAAGATGGTATGGAGGAACTAGCGTCTAGGTCAGAGAAGCTTCAGGCCAAATTCGCTTTCTCTAATTTCTTCCCTGGAGGTTGGATTATTGATAGAATCACAGGTCAAAGCAAGAGCTTAGAAGGACTCTTCTCAGAGCTAGACGCCTTCTTCAACCAAGTGCTCGATGATCATTTAAAGCCAGGAAGAAGTGTGTTGGAGAGTCCAGATGTTGTGGATGTGATGATTGATATGATGAATAAACAAGGTGGAGAAGGTTCTTTTAAGCTCACTACTGATCATATCAAAGGAATCATCTCT GATATATTTCTGGCCGGAGTAAACACAAGTGCGACGACCATACTTTGGGCAATGACAGAGCTAATGAGAAACCCAAGTGTGATGAAGAAAGTACAAGATGAGGTTAGGACAGTACTTGGTGAATCAAGACAGAGAATCACAGAAGAAGATCTTAACCAACTTAACTACTTCAAGCTTGTAATAAAAGAGACATTCAGATTACACCCGACAGCTCCACTTTTATTACCAAGAGAGACCATGTCACCAATCAAGGTCCAAGGCTACGATATTCCCAAAAAAACACAGATCATGATCAACGTTTACGCGATAGCACGCGATCCAAAACTTTGGGCGAATCCTGATGAGTTTAAACCTGAAAGATTTAGTGACATTTCTGTTGATTACAGAGGATTGAACTTTGAGCTTTTGCCTTTTGGCTCTGGTCGAAGGATTTGTCCAGGTATGACAATGGGCATCGCGATGGTCGAGTTAGGATTGTTAAATTTGCTTTACTTCTTTGATTGGGTAATGCCTGAAGGGACAACAGTGAAAGATATCGATATGGAAGAAGAAGGTGCGGTTATTATTAGCAAGAAAGCTCCTCTTGAACTTGTGCCTATTTGTCCCCGTTGA
- the LOC103854376 gene encoding cytochrome P450 71B23 isoform X2: MSILIYFLWLLLLFFVTITFTKKFQTSKINLPPGPQKLPIIGNLHNLDGLLHICLQKLSKTYGPVMKLQFGFVPIVIISSNKAAEEVLKTHDLDCCSRPETIATKKISYNFKDIGFAPYGEEWRALRKLAVIELFSLKKLNSFRYIREEENDLLVKKLSEASQKQSPVNLKKALFTLVASIICRLAFGQNLHESEFIDEDGMEELASRSEKLQAKFAFSNFFPGGWIIDRITGQSKSLEGLFSELDAFFNQVLDDHLKPGRSVLESPDVVDVMIDMMNKQGGEGSFKLTTDHIKGIISLYHYHIL; the protein is encoded by the exons ATGTCTATTTTAATCTACTTCCTCTGGCTTTTGCTACTTTTCTTTGTAACAATAACCTTCacaaaaaagttccaaacctcgaAAATAAACCTTCCTCCAGGCCCACAAAAGCTGCCGATCATCGGGAACTTACACAACCTTGACGGGTTACTACACATATGTCTCCAAAAACTCTCCAAAACCTACGGACCAGTGATGAAACTCCAGTTCGGTTTTGTCCCTATTGTCATAATCTCTTCAAACAAAGCAGCAGAAGAAGTTCTCAAAACCCATGACCTAGATTGTTGCAGCCGACCAGAAACCATAGCGACGAAGAAAATCTCTTACAACTTTAAAGACATCGGGTTCGCTCCTTACGGGGAAGAATGGAGGGCGTTGAGGAAGCTCGCTGTGATCGAGCTATTCAGCTTGAAAAAGCTCAACTCTTTTAGGTatataagagaagaagagaatgaCTTGCTGGTCAAGAAACTCTCTGAAGCTTCTCAAAAACAATCTCCCGTGAATCTGAAGAAAGCCCTTTTCACTTTAGTCGCTAGTATCATCTGTAGACTCGCCTTTGGTCAAAATCTTCATGAATCCGAGTTCATCGATGAAGATGGTATGGAGGAACTAGCGTCTAGGTCAGAGAAGCTTCAGGCCAAATTCGCTTTCTCTAATTTCTTCCCTGGAGGTTGGATTATTGATAGAATCACAGGTCAAAGCAAGAGCTTAGAAGGACTCTTCTCAGAGCTAGACGCCTTCTTCAACCAAGTGCTCGATGATCATTTAAAGCCAGGAAGAAGTGTGTTGGAGAGTCCAGATGTTGTGGATGTGATGATTGATATGATGAATAAACAAGGTGGAGAAGGTTCTTTTAAGCTCACTACTGATCATATCAAAGGAATCATCTCT CTATATCATTATCATATACTGTGA
- the LOC103854375 gene encoding cytochrome P450 71B3, giving the protein MSTVLYIFAFLLLPALFTLIFVKRTKNSTQNLPPSPPQLPIIGNLHQLQGLFHRCLHDLSKKHGPVLLLHLGSLKIVVISSSEAAEEALKTHDLECCTRPKTHATSTFSRNGRDIGFAPYGEVWRQLRKLSVLNFFSAKKVRSFRYIREEENDLLVKKLKELAQKKSPVDLSQELYCLAGSIIFRSAFAQRFYENKHVDKEKIKEFMFELQKVGSISSSDLFPGGLGWFMDFVSGRHRRLHKLFGEVDTFLNHIIDDHLKNPEEKTNQDRPDIVDSLLNTMHKEEQDESFKLTIDHLKGIIQNIYLAGVDTSAITMIWAMAELVRNPRVMKKAQEEIRTYIRVKQNERIDEEDVDKLQYLKLVIKETLRLHPAAPLLLPRETMSQIKIQGYNIPLKTFLVVNTWSIGRDPKHWEDPEEFIPERFIDSPVDYKGQSFEMLPFGSGRRMCPGMASAIATIELGVLNLLYYFDWRLPEEGKYMDMEEDGNITVVKKVPLELLPTLYH; this is encoded by the exons atgtcTACTGTTCTATATATTTTTGCGTTTCTGCTTCTCCCCGCTCTTTTCACGTTAATATTCGTGAAGAGAACCAAAAACTCGACGCAAAATCTTCCTCCTAGCCCACCACAGCTTCCTATCATCGGCAACCTACACCAGCTTCAAGGATTGTTTCACAGGTGTCTTCATGATCTCTCCAAGAAACATGGACCCGTGTTGCTTCTCCATCTTGGTTCTCTCAAGATAGTTGTAATCTCATCGAGCGAAGCAGCTGAAGAAGCTCTCAAAACACATGACCTTGAGTGTTGCACAAGACCGAAGACTCACGCCACATCGACGTTCTCGCGTAACGGTAGAGACATTGGCTTTGCGCCATATGGTGAGGTTTGGAGGCAGTTGCGCAAGCTTTCTGTTCTAAACTTTTTCAGCGCGAAGAAAGTTCGATCTTTTAGGTACATCAGAGAGGAAGAGAATGACTTGTTGGTCAAGAAACTGAAGGAGTTAGCTCAAAAGAAGTCTCCGGTGGATTTGAGCCAAGAACTTTACTGTCTAGCCGGAAGTATCATATTTAGATCTGCCTTTGCACAGCGTTTCTACGAGAACAAGCATGTTGATAAGGAAAAGATCAAAGAGTTCATGTTTGAGCTTCAGAAAGTTGGGTCTATTAGTAGCTCTGATCTTTTCCCTGGTGGTTTGGGATGGTTTATGGACTTTGTGTCAGGGAGACATAGGAGACTTCACAAACTTTTTGGTGAGGTTGATACTTTTCTGAATCATATAATTGATGATCACTTGAAGAACCCtgaagaaaaaacaaatcaagatcGCCCTGATATAGTTGACTCGCTCTTAAATACTATGCATAAAGAAGAACAAGATGAATCTTTCAAGCTCACCATTGATCATCTTAAAGGAATCATCCAA AATATATATCTTGCTGGAGTAGACACAAGTGCCATCACCATGATTTGGGCAATGGCAGAGCTCGTTAGAAACCCACGGGTGATGAAAAAAGCTCAAGAAGAGATCCGAACATACATCAGAGTCAAACAAAATGAGAGAATCGATGAAGAAGATGTTGATAAGCTTCAGTACTTGAAGCTTGTGATCAAAGAAACGCTAAGACTGCACCCAGCTGCTCCTTTGTTACTCCCAAGAGAAACAATGAGTCAAATCAAGATTCAAGGCTACAACATTCCGCTAAAAACCTTTCTAGTGGTTAACACTTGGTCGATAGGACGAGATCCTAAACACTGGGAAGATCCAGAAGAGTTTATTCCTGAGAGGTTTATTGATTCTCCTGTGGATTATAAAGGACAAAGCTTTGAGATGTTACCATTTGGTTCTGGAAGGAGGATGTGCCCTGGAATGGCTTCAGCGATTGCAACCATTGAGTTGGGAGTCTTGAATTTGCTTTACTACTTTGATTGGAGATTGCCTGAGGAGGGGAAATATATGGACATGGAAGAAGATGGTAATATTACCGTTGTTAAGAAAGTTCCTCTTGAGCTTCTTCCAACTCTTTATCACTAA
- the LOC103854374 gene encoding cytochrome P450 71B4, with amino-acid sequence MSIILCFFLFLLLPALFSLTFVKNIKASKQNLPPSPPQLPIIGNLHQLRGLFHRCLHHLFKKHGSLILLRLGVLRMVVISSSEAAEEVLKTHDTECCTRPVTMASTVFSRNGNDIGFGEYGEAWRELRKLAVREFFSVTKVRSFRYVREEECDLMVKQLRELALKQSPVNLSKTLFCLTASIVFRSALGQSFLENKHIDKEGIEELMLEAHSNMTFNLTDMFPTAGLGWFMDFVSGKRKRLHDVFTEVDTFLNHIIDDHQSKNFTQDRPDFIDYLLEMIPKQEENESFKLTIDHLKGIIQDIYLAGVDTSSITMIWTMAELVRNPRVMKKVQDEIHSCIGVKHKERITEEDLDKLQYLKLVVQESLRLHPPVPLLLPRETMSQIKIQGYDIPPKTILVVNAWSIGRDPKKWKDPEEFVPERFINCPVDYKGHGFEMLPFGSGRRMCPGMASGIATVELGLLNLLYYFDWGLPEEGKDMDMEEAGVLTVVKKVPLELLPILRQ; translated from the exons ATGTCGATtattttgtgtttctttttgtttcttcttctccccGCTCTTTTCTCGTTAACATTCGTGAAGAATATCAAAGCCTCGAAACAAAATCTTCCTCCTAGCCCACCACAGCTTCCGATTATCGGAAACCTACACCAGCTTCGAGGATTGTTTCACAGATGTCTTCATCATCTCTTCAAGAAACATGGATCTTTGATACTACTCCGTCTAGGGGTTCTTAGAATGGTCGTGATCTCATCGAGTGAAGCAGCTGAAGAAGTTCTTAAAACCCATGACACTGAGTGTTGTACACGACCCGTCACTATGGCCTCAACCGTTTTCTCGCGTAACGGTAATGACATCGGCTTTGGGGAATACGGTGAGGCATGGAGAGAGCTGCGTAAGCTCGCGGTTCGTGAGTTTTTCAGCGTGACAAAGGTTCGATCTTTCAGGTACGTTAGAGAGGAAGAGTGTGACTTGATGGTCAAGCAACTGAGAGAATTGGCTTTGAAGCAATCTCCGGTGAATTTGAGTAAAACCCTTTTTTGCTTAACTGCTAGTATCGTCTTCAGATCTGCCTTGGGGCAGAGTTTCTTGGAGAACAAGCATATCGATAAGGAAGGGATCGAAGAGCTGATGCTTGAAGCTCACAGTAACATGACTTTCAATTTAACTGATATGTTCCCCACTGCTGGTCTTGGATGGTTCATGGACTTTGTATCAGGGAAACGTAAGAGACTTCATGACGTTTTCACTGAGGTTGATACTTTCCTTAATCATATAATTGATGATCATCAATCCAAGAACTTCACACAAGATCGTCCTGATTTCATCGACTACCTCttagaaatgataccgaaacaagaagaaaatgaaTCTTTCAAGCTCACCATTGATCATCTCAAAGGAATCATCCAA GATATATATCTTGCTGGAGTAGATACAAGCTCCATCACCATGATTTGGACGATGGCAGAGCTCGTTAGAAACCCTAGAGTGATGAAAAAGGTACAAGATGAGATCCATAGTTGCATTGGAGTCAAACACAAGGAGAGAATCACTGAAGAGGATCTTGATAAGCTTCAATACTTGAAGCTTGTGGTGCAAGAAAGCTTAAGACTACACCCACCAGTTCCTCTATTACTCCCCAGAGAAACAATGAGTCAAATCAAGATTCAAGGCTATGACATTCCACCAAAAACCATTCTAGTGGTGAATGCTTGGTCGATAGGTAGGGATCCTAAAAAATGGAAAGATCCAGAAGAGTTTGTCCCGGAGAGGTTTATCAACTGTCCTGTGGATTACAAAGGACATGGCTTTGAGATGTTACCATTTGGCTCTGGAAGGAGGATGTGCCCAGGTATGGCTTCAGGGATTGCGACCGTTGAACTGGGACTCTTGAATTTGCTTTACTACTTTGATTGGGGATTGCCTGAGGAGGGGAAAGATATGGACATGGAGGAAGCTGGTGTTCTTACTGTTGTTAAGAAAGTTCCTCTTGAGCTTCTTCCCATTCTTCGTCAGTGA
- the LOC117132011 gene encoding uncharacterized protein LOC117132011, whose translation MPPRTRNPKALKASRGAATPSHSANVPSSYPWPNKAEGQPININDPLLLDYNCEGWDKESAARYNRLLAAEILPTRFAHAETLAALGLESDVFETLDVMGLAPLCYQAQVLYPDLVRQLLATAQITYQNPTAPTYENCYFSFMADGKFCSISLHDLNELLEIADTPREVSVDKKFAPANAFWDLIATGKFTSRKAYQSQIRNPTLRIIAKIVSNILFAKEHTSKVTNGELQVLYTGLEDEIRRDRVIPIQTVKTNPGFLLITMLSERKDSMVRTEDKKDRCGSVLTPLFKRFNIDLDSYTVVPELEYIDTAYLITCHILRDESTYKFTDKDGITLYCKLPLPGLTDFTTLDNIVFLPNAEHLCVDPRAPIPDENAAGDDVEDITPLLMKKNNSLMKRILRALTGGCIRSQDEQTTQGTRRPGKEPAGTSAREERLPRNRRTAGHSSSGDSD comes from the exons ATGCCTCCAAGAACAAGGAACCCTAAAGCACTCAAGGCCTCTCGCGGAGCAGCCACGCCTTCTCACTCCGCGAACGTCCCTTCCTCCTACCCATGGCCGAACAAGGCTGAGGGTCAACCGATCAACATCAATGACCCACTACTCCTTGACTACAATTGTGAGGGGTGGGACAAGGAGTCCGCAGCAAGATACAACAGGCTTCTCGCAGCAGAGATCCTGCCCACACGATTTGCTCACGCGGAGACCTTAGCTGCTCTTGGTCTCGAGTCTGATGTGTTCGAGACGCTCGATGTCATGGGCCTCGCTCCTCTCTGCTACCAAGCCCAAGTTCTCTATCCAGATTTGGTTCGGCAATTGCTCGCAACAGCTCAGATTACTTACCAGAACCCAACTGCGCCAACATACGAGaactgctacttctccttcatggCTGACGGCAAGTTCTGCTCCATCTCTCTCCACGATCTAAACGAACTACTCGAGATCGCAGACACGCCAAGAGAGGTCTCAGTTGACAAAAAGTTCGCGCCAGCAAACGCCTTTTGGGATCTCATTGCGACAGGGAAGTTCACTTCTCGCAAGGCTTATCAGTCACAAATCCGAAACCCCACTCTGCGTATCATTGCCAAGATCGTCTCGAACATCCTATTCGCAAAGGAACACACCTCCAAGGTCACAAACGGAGAGCTGCAGGTTCTATACACCGGCctcgaggatgagatccgtAGAGACAGAGTCATACCGATACAGACTGTGAAAACAAACCCTGGATTCCTTCTCATCACGATGCTCTCTGAGCGCAAGGATTCCATGGTCCGAACGGAAGACAAGAAAGATCGCTGCGGCAGTGTTCTCACACCCTTGTTCAAACGCTTCAACATCGACCTGGATTCCTACACGGTTGTTCCTGAGCTTGAGTACATTGACACCGCCTATTTGATCACGTGCCACATCCTGCGCGACGAAAGCACATACAAGTTCACAGACAAGGACGGGATCACTCTCTACTGCAAGCTCCCTCTTCCAGGGTTAACAGATTTCACAACCTTGGATAACATAGTGTTCTTGCCAAACGCAGAACACTTGTGCGTCGACCCCCGAGCGCCAATTCCAGATGAGAATGCGGCAGGGGATGATGTGGAGGACATAACTCCCCTGCTGATG AAGAAAAACAACAGCCTCATGAAGAGGATCCTCAGAGCACTCACTGGAGGCTGCATCAGAAGTCAGGATGAGCAGACGACGCAAGGAACAAGGCGCCCAGGCAAAGAACCAGCGGGCACTTCAGCTAGAGAAGAGAGACTTCCGAGGAACCGGAGAACAGCCGGCCACTCCAGCAGCGGCGATTCAGACTGA